One Bombus affinis isolate iyBomAffi1 chromosome 10, iyBomAffi1.2, whole genome shotgun sequence genomic window, TCCTCGAATCGCAACACATAGGCACTTCTGTACAGAATTTTTCGTAGGTTGCGAAGATTTCCATTGAAAACTCTGCACTTGTCGGCTTCGTGAAATTAAAGTATTGTTGTTTGATTTACGCATAAGCTGTACGTTAAGGACAAAAAAAATTGCTTATAATTTAGGGTCGTGTAACGTGTGTTAGCGAAGCATGCTTCTAAGTAGAAAGATAGGACAACGctataacaataattattataattaaaatgaattaaGAATATAAGGCATTTAATAAGTGCAAagtatttcttaataaaagtaCTTCCAAAAATGAGACTGCGTTcagttatttcgttaaatcgTAAATTGTGTTTCACTTATTTTCGTTGCCACGATTCCATGTACCATATTAACGATAAATCTCGTTGTTTCGTCGTTAAAACCCGATAGTTAATACCTATGCTAGTAGAGAAATATCAATATCGATCTTTCCGAAAATTCCATGGGGGTGTTATCGCGTTGCATCGAGTTGCGATAATTAGAGCGTATTTGGCAGACGAGGGAAATGCGAAACGCTCGAGTACTTTGGTTGTTTTTCACGAAACCTAGTCTTTTCTTAGAAACACGGTCTTTCGCGAATTTTTCTCTTCTCAGTTTGCCTAAACAAACAATTCTATACGCACCGTGTAAATGTAAAAGGGATTTTGCTACGAGACGGAGGCCCGTAAATACGCTGATGAATCTCGCGTGATTGGAACTCGTGTGCCGTTGATTCGATTTAGCATCGAGCCACGGTTGAGAAGAGATGCTCAGTGAACGGACCGAGACAGCTAGAGCGATAATGACTGGACAGTTTATCTCGACGTACGGACATGAATGCCGACTCGCCAAAGACGCGTGCATCGATTTTGATTTCGATCGGCGAAAACTCGAGAGGATGCGAAGCAAGCTGTGAAGAAAAAgaatagatagagagagagagagagagaaacgtcGATGATACATTGGGAAAATTCGAAAGAAATGAGATTGTAAAACGGAGGATCGAAGAAAGAGGCGAGAACAAGAGTACTCGACTTCGAATCGAGTTCTTCGAAACGAAAATTGCGTAGTTGTCGCGAACAGATGATTTGGTGCGCACACTCCCGCGCGTTCCCTTTGTGTTATTTTCGGGCGGAATCACCGTTCAAAGCTTTAAATAGGACCGACTTTCCGACAAAGAAGACAGTTTACAACATCGATTCTACATGCTGGAACATCGCAGAGTATTCACCGTGAGTAAATAACCATGAACGAGATTTGCGAAAGAAACGTCAAACGCGACATTTTCTCCGATCACGCGTAATTTAGAAAGACTGTCGCACTAACGTTTTTCTCTTTCACCTCGAATCGTCGCGTGGCGTCGCGTCGTATCATCGTGTCCATGCTGCGTCTCGCAAGTAGTTGCGTTGCATCGCATCTTCGCGTTCTATCTTGCCTAAAAATCGACGAACCAACAATTCCATTCTACGTATGTTTCGAGGCGTGTGAAGGTGAAGGGTGAAAGAAAAGAATGAACGAGCGGCAAGAAGATGCGGGTTCGACGGACAAAGTATAAGATCGAGGACGCAAAATGGTGTAAGAAAGAAGAGCAAACGGTAGTAGAGTGGTTCCCGAAGAAAAATAGGCTAGGCGATGTTTCTCGATCGGCTCGATCGACGCGCTTCCGATATCATCGCCAAAATTGTATCACCACTTTGGCACGGTCTCGACGCGGCGACGTTCGAAACAGTCGAGATCTCGATCGTTCCGTCGGAGAGCAAATCGTATCTGTTGCGGTTGGTTCGGTGATTCACGCGCGCGAGAATCAAGCGACACTGCGCGTCGACTCGAGGCTGAACGAGCAATAAACACGGCGACCGTAGAATCGGGAACTGGACAAGTACTAGATGGAAGTGATGTGACCgtaaaatgttttttttttttgcagctGAAAAATTATAGCGATAAGGAGAATCCGTGACTGTACAGTTAATCCTTGTTTTTTGTTGATTTCCACTATGCGCAACAGATGCCTTCGGAATGCATCGCCAATCCATTGCAGCGAGAGCTAGCCGATGCTATAATTCGATTGCAATCGCTCGACGAGATTCGAATCCTGCTGGCCTGCGGAGCAAAGGCGAACGAACCTGTAACGCAGGGATTGAGGCCGTTGCATTACGCCGTGTGGCAGAGGTACACGGAAGCGGCTCAGTTGTTGCTGGTACGTGGCGCGGACATCGATGCGACCGACGAATGTGGCTATTCGGCGTTGCATCTTGCTGCTGAACATGGTTATTTGGATTTAGTAAAAGTATTGCTCGAGCATGGTGCCAAAGTCGATCATAGACCGGAAACCGGAGAACTTTTTCCAAGGTACGACGATCTCTTTttgtcttcttcttttttcttccatcTCCTTGTTATCCACCTTCTTTCCTCTCTGCCTCTTTCTCGTTCGCCCTTTGTGGAGCCTTTCTTTTCTCTGCTAATTTCTCTAATCTGTTTATCAATGTTTATTCGTGCTACGCTAGTCACGATGCATTTGTCGATCTTGATCGACAAACACCAACCAATCGCAATTGTACGGATAGCGTAGCTGACGTCGATGCGTGATCTTTTGATGAGAAATTAATTGTCTTAACGACCTTGGAGCGGGAGCCAAAGATTAGCCGCTTTCCATACTATGAATTCCTATCGCTAGATTTAATTACATCTCTCTGTATACGCGCATAAAATTGTCgtcatttatttttatcgatgttaAGAAACGATGGATGGTAGAGGGAGACGAGGAGGTGGAGCGGGAGGGAGGGAAAACGGGAAACGATCGAGAAAGAAGAAACCTAGCtaaagaaagggaagaaaacGGACtggataatattaaaattagagGATAGAGAGAATAGAATGGTTAACGGTAAGATCTACGATGATCTGCGCAGGACAACTTTGTGCGACGAACCGCTGCGGCTCGCTTTGAAAAATCGGCACGTAGAGGTGGCCAGAGTTCTGCTGGAAGCTGGCGCGAATCCGAATAAAAGATACTTCTTTGGATCGGAAATTAATCTGGTCTCTCCGTTGGATCTGCAATGCATGGAGTTGTTGTTAGCGTTCGGGGCTCAACCGAATACGCGGGATCGCGCTGGACTCACACCGTTGATGAAAGCGGCGAGACTGCCACAGGTAAATGATCGAGATGGCGAAAACCGAGAGCTATATTTATTGGATGAGAACGTGGTGTTCGTGTCAGGGTATAGCTTCGGTGCTGCTTCTGCTGAGCTACGGAGCTGACGTTAATTCGATGGCCGATTCGCGACACGACTACCGGACTGTTCTGCATTACGCGATCCTCGGCGGCGATCCGACGGTGATCGATCTGCTGCTAAAGCAAGGCGCTCGTCTCGATCTCGGACCCGAATATCAGAAACCCACGGCTCTCGACCTGGCCATTTTGAAAGGAGATCCCTCGTTGGTACAAATGCTGTTGAAATCGGGTAAGTTCACGCGTTCGTGCTTGTCTCGACTCACCATCTAATATCACCGTGCATCCGCTGCCTTTCTGTACAAAAAATCCTCCAATTCCTCGCTTGATCGCACGATAACTTCATCCTATGGCATAAGTAGAATATATCTAAAGTTGTTTTAAACGATCTCTGGATAACGTTGCGACTAAACGATTTCGAATTTAGGTGCTGATGTGAACGCTACCTCGCCGATCATCGGATCGCCTCTTCACGTTGCCTGCGCGGACAACATTCCGAATAGACTGGAAATCCTGTCAATGTTGCTGGAACGAGGAGCGGACCCGAACTTGGTGATACGCAGCGACGAAGGTCCCTCGTTGAGACCGGTTCTCGCGGAATACGTCGCTTCGAACGAGAATCCTTCGGTCGAGGTGGTAGCCCTTTTACTCAAATACGGGGCAAGAGTCGTCATCAAGACGCAGTTCCGCGACCCTCACGGCATATTGAACTCTCTTCAGAACACGGCTGATAAGCCACGATTGTTGAAGGCGTTGTTGGAAGCGGCAGAAAGTTTCGATCCTTGCATGATAAGAAGATCGAGTAGTTTGACAGATGCACAAAAGGCACTTGTGATGGAAGCAGCACGGACTCCATTGCCTTTGACTCATCAAGCCAGGCTAATAGTTCGCAAACTTTGCGGTACTAAATTGCCCAAAATTGTTCATACGCTACAATTACCTCAGTCGTTGCATCGCTATCTTCTCTATGATTTTCACTGATCGTCGTCGGATCCAATCGACGTCTCGTTGCGGCTTTCTGTTCGCAACATGATCGTATCGTATCGCACATGGCGCAAGCGTGCTATTGTTTCTCCTCCTTGTTCGTTGCGCTCGGTCACCATCGCTGCCTCTCTCGTCGACTCTTTCGTCGCTGCGTTGTTCTCGCTATTCTTGTCTATTCGTTGATACGATTCGTTTGAAATTATCGGTTCGCATGTCTCGGTGTTGTTTGACCTAGCATGTTTAAGGAACATGTGCATTTCGTTCGAACGTATTTCTCACCGTGCTTGACAAATATAGCGATCGATGTCGACTGGTGCATCTTTTCATTCTGATTCTGAGCGTTCGTCGTCGATGTACTATCCATTTGATCGGAATTATGAAAGAAGATACAGAGTCGAATTCTATTCCTACGaggtatatattttcatttcagaTGGATGTTTCATTTGCGTCATTCATGATCGAAGATCGTGTTCGTGATTTTTACGTACACTCGCACTATTCCTTTCCTATCAGCGACTTATCCGCTAaacttttgtatatttatttagcaCGCGTCCTCATATTTGTAAATTTGTATATCCGCGTAAATAAGATAAGGGCCTGTATAGCGCGGATGTGCGTGTGTACGTTTGTCATATGCGTAGCCGTACTTATACATATACTTACATGTGTCATTGTATATACATGTTTTGCACACTTGTGGCGCTGCACAAGATTTACgagatgaaataaaataaacgataTCTCTGTCTTATATTGTATATCATGACTAAAGAAACCGTCTCGTTTCACGAACGCTGAATATGCCATtctttgtacaaagtgtttcgaataattcaaaaaatatgtaaaacggaACGAAACGATTGAAATTGAATGGAATGGGGAACGGACGGCAGACGAAAAATGGTTGGAGAGAGGGAAACAAGGTATCGCGTGTAAATCTGGAAAAAAGAACATATATAGATGTAGAAAAAAATGTGTAATGTGCGTGTGTGCGACAGGCACAAATATACGTAGCTGGGTTGCCCACGAAATGCAACGCGTGGAATGTTGGCCAGTGATAGTGTGACGTCGATTCATTCTCAACTATCTCATCTTACCCTTTCTTATTCCATCCTCGAAATAGCAACCCCGATACGGTGACCCGCGTCAAAGCATTGGCAATCGGTTGCATCAGCGTGAAAATTGCGAGTACGAACATGCGCAATTGATTGCTTATACGAATCTCGAGATATATAATAattctatttttcttcttcaatctttttctCATACAACGAACACaatgataaatttatttctttttctgatGTATGTACTTATCGTGCATACATCTACTTACAAGTACGCGCGTTTCTTTTCTAAACGCAGCTCATCGAGAGATCGCAGTTGCGATAATTTTTCACCCGTTAAATATcttgaataaaaaagaaaaacgatatatatatatatataatacgtatatacaaatgaatatgtatatgtacatgatACATATATCGATTAGGAAATGTCATAAGACGTAAAAAGATAGACGAAATGAAATGATACGTACAAGTGTATACGGGTTCAGCTGATTTCCCTCCATATCGATCAAATGACATACTCGAGTTCATTCGCGGTTTAAACAAATAATCATATCGATAATCAGAATCAAATTGAAAAGAAGGCGTAGGAATGTCGCTGTTTCGACGAATCGCGTGACACTTGCATCCAAACTCATAATTCTAATTCTGCAATTTATCGACGTTTGTTCGTACCTGATGTCCTTATTACGCAAAATATTTCCATATTCTTGTAGTGATAGATGTTCTGTCtcaactttgtatagtattcaGCTTCTGCTTATTCGATATCGATATGATCAACTAAATACTTAAGAAatatgaatatatgtatatacatacaatatatgtacaatattttCAGATAAAATGGAAGATGATTGCTGTCTAAACGAAAAAATGTTTATGCGtgattctttctcttttttcgtaCGTGTATTCTGAATTCGTAGGAACACGGTGACTAAGCTCTTTCGTACGAATATTACGACGATAAACGATATTTCTAGCAGCCTATGTAATATACCGAACAGACACATTTAgttacataatataaatacacAAATCGTTGAATACATTATTACAATTATCATCATCGTACAAACAAGAGTGTGGACGATGCATTTACGTACATATGCATAAACAAATAGGTACAAGCTAAACGAAGAAATTGGGGTAAGATGCGATGCGACAATAGCGGTATTCACGCTGTGTCGTACGAAGACATGATTTTATCGAATCGAGATATTGCCGATTATCGATTTACAGCCGATCGAGAGTAGGGTTACTTCGAGTCAAGTCGATTTAAAGCGATACGAAATGAAAGTACTATAGAGGATGCTGACAGGGAGGTGGTGGCTAACAAtaggtaattatattaatagGAAGAATAATATTACATGTAAGAGAAAACGTAAAAGAGGAGGTGAGGAGGAAGAAGGAATAGAGAAGTGTATGGTTTGAACGATACGCTAAAGCAATACCATTTGAAGCGACAATGGCTGTCAGGGCGTTTGGATCTCTTCTACGCTTTAATAGGTTATCGACTGGAATATGGGACGAGAAAGGAAATATTCTTGCCAAGAGGATGGAAGCGTTGGTTAACGTTGAAAGGTAAGCTTAGCACAAATTGCTTCCAATTTTTACCAAAGCCGTTTATATGTTTGGTTATGTAATGATATTATAACCTATAAGAAACAGTTATGTATTCTAACGCAAAGTTACAAAGCAAGTATTGGAAATATTGCAGCCAACGACGAGGCGCGCATCAGTGGTTTCCAAACAAAGAGGACTACGAACATTTCTTAAAACAAGAAAATAGCAAAATACTTGTACCCGAAGACAAATTGCCTGAAATGAGATTACGTTGGAATGAGATGCCACGCAGCTCAGCGGACTCGTTATCAACGGACTATCGAAACGTTGTAATCAATTTTGGTCCTCAGCATCCAGCAGCACACGGAGTATTACGGTTAATCCTTGAATTGGATTCTGAATATGTAGTACGCGCAGATCCTCATATAGGTCTTTTACACCGGGGTACagagaaattgatcgaataTAAAACATACATGCAAGCTTTACCTTATTTCGATCGTTTAGACTATGTTTCCATGATGTGCAACGAACAGTGTTTCTCCATGGCTATCGAGAAATTATTGAATATCGAGGTGCCCTTACGAGCAAAATATATCAGAAGTAAGTGACTGACATTTGTGAAATACAGTATTGACGAGGGGTGAGAGAAGGAGAGCGAAAGAGACATATAGAGAGGTAAATAAAAGTTGGTTCGGTTAAAGTCATTCGTTTTTGTTTTAGCTCTATTCGCAGAGATCACAAGAATCCTGAACCACATTATGAATATTGGAACACACGCTCTTGATATAGGAGCTATGACACCGTTTTTCTGGCTGTTCGAAGAACGAGAAAAACTGATGGAATTTTACGAACGCGTGAGTGGCGCTCGTATGCACGCGGCTTACATTCGTCCTGGTGGTGTTGCTTTGGATATGCCGTTGGGTTTAATGGATGACATATACGAATGGGCGTCCAAGTTCGGGGAACGATTAGACGAAGTGGAGGATATGTTGTCCGAAAATAGAATATGGGTCGGACGTACAAAGGACATTGGAACGGTAACGATGCAGCAGGCGTTGGATTGGGGCTTCAGCGGTGTGATGCTAAGGGGTTCCGGAATAAAGTGGGATATAAGGAAAAAAGCACCATACGATGCGTACGATTTAGTCGAATTTGACGTTCCAATTGGTGTAAATGGAGATTGTCTCGATCGGTAATAAAAAGATGAGAATGGAAAGAAGATAAAGATCACCTATCGTAGCTCGCGATAAATCGTTGATCGAACCTTTCCGCCGTTTTTTTTAGATATCTGTGCCGCATGGAGGAGATGCGTCAATCATTACGAATCATTTATCAGTGCTTGAATCAAATGCCGGAAGGTGAAGTGAAAGTCGACGATGCAAAGATCGTACCTCCTAGAAGGGAAGAAATGAAAACTAGCATGGAAGCGTTGATACATCATTTCAAGTTGTTCACTCAAGGATTCCAAGTGCCTCCTGGAGCTACGTATACTGCGATCGAAGCGCCAAAGGGAGAATTTGGCGTTTATCTTGTCAGCGATGGTAGTAGCAAACCTTACAGATGCAAAATCAAAGCACCGGGATTTGCTCATTTGGCAGCCATGCGTCACATGGCTCCTGGTTGCTTCCTCGCCGATATTGTGGCAATTATCGGTACCTTGGATGTAGTATTCGGTGAAATCGATAGATAAACCGTTCGTCTTGTTTCTTCGTTAAATATATCTCGTACGTAGAAAATAAACGTATTTACATAGATGAgagaaaaataaggaaaatataACGTATTCGTTACTGTTTAGGTCGAGATGTCTGATGATATATTGTCCCCTTATCCTTACCTATAATATAACTCATGTTGCAGATGTTTGATTTTAGCCGAAAAGAATCGAAGAATAAGGGCGGAAAGGACGAAAGACGGGAGGGGAGGGGTTAGGTGGACTGGTTGGTTGGAAAAAGCAGGAAGGAGGAAAATCTATTCGTGGTATACGCACGTGGATGAAGTAATAATGCCGCGTTACTTGTAGCGCGAACAATGTCATTCGCCATTTACGTAATATATTTGAACAAACACGATTCTACGAATAATCTAACATTATCACGATCGTTTCCGGGTTGTCCGAGATGCCCGGAAATGTCTTTTCATTTCCACGAAATTACAGGGATTAGTTTCCAACCAAAGGGTCAAGGTGTTCGTTGTTCGTGATCCCGGAATGTATCGGACAAGGGCAGAACGTTCGTTACACAATTATTCGATGGCAATTATGTACTCGTTCGCACCAATGAACGCTCCGTTTCGTCCGTTCCCTTGCATGCGCCTTATCCATCCTTCCTCCCTATTACCAGCTTGCAATCGCTCGAATTATAGAGGAAGATTTTACACGTTCTTTCCATTGAATTATACAATCGAGTATATTAATTCCGCGAATTATCGTTTTTTAGCGGTATCATTTTCGCATTAGAAGCGATTAATGCGTTCATGAACGTTCCCGCGATCTTTCCACTACATCCGTTCGTATGATTATTCTACTATGCTAAACGTTTTGACGCGCGAGTCGATGCAAACACGACGACTCGATGGAAAAGTAGAAGACGTAGGGAACAAAAAGTCGGGGAAGAGCGAAGCAGAGAATGCAAATTGCAAAGAGACAAGGTAATGGTAGATCGTAGAGAAGGGAAAGGGCCGATAAGGACGAGTGGTCGGCATTGCGTATGATGGGCTGCGACGACGGTACGTCAAAGTAGATCTAGTAGGTAGAGGTGGAAAAGTAAGTGGCAGAGGTGGG contains:
- the LOC126921004 gene encoding ankyrin-3-like; translated protein: MLEHRRVFTMPSECIANPLQRELADAIIRLQSLDEIRILLACGAKANEPVTQGLRPLHYAVWQRYTEAAQLLLVRGADIDATDECGYSALHLAAEHGYLDLVKVLLEHGAKVDHRPETGELFPRTTLCDEPLRLALKNRHVEVARVLLEAGANPNKRYFFGSEINLVSPLDLQCMELLLAFGAQPNTRDRAGLTPLMKAARLPQGIASVLLLLSYGADVNSMADSRHDYRTVLHYAILGGDPTVIDLLLKQGARLDLGPEYQKPTALDLAILKGDPSLVQMLLKSGADVNATSPIIGSPLHVACADNIPNRLEILSMLLERGADPNLVIRSDEGPSLRPVLAEYVASNENPSVEVVALLLKYGARVVIKTQFRDPHGILNSLQNTADKPRLLKALLEAAESFDPCMIRRSSSLTDAQKALVMEAARTPLPLTHQARLIVRKLCGTKLPKIVHTLQLPQSLHRYLLYDFH
- the LOC126921003 gene encoding NADH-ubiquinone oxidoreductase 49 kDa subunit, translating into MAVRAFGSLLRFNRLSTGIWDEKGNILAKRMEALVNVESQRRGAHQWFPNKEDYEHFLKQENSKILVPEDKLPEMRLRWNEMPRSSADSLSTDYRNVVINFGPQHPAAHGVLRLILELDSEYVVRADPHIGLLHRGTEKLIEYKTYMQALPYFDRLDYVSMMCNEQCFSMAIEKLLNIEVPLRAKYIRTLFAEITRILNHIMNIGTHALDIGAMTPFFWLFEEREKLMEFYERVSGARMHAAYIRPGGVALDMPLGLMDDIYEWASKFGERLDEVEDMLSENRIWVGRTKDIGTVTMQQALDWGFSGVMLRGSGIKWDIRKKAPYDAYDLVEFDVPIGVNGDCLDRYLCRMEEMRQSLRIIYQCLNQMPEGEVKVDDAKIVPPRREEMKTSMEALIHHFKLFTQGFQVPPGATYTAIEAPKGEFGVYLVSDGSSKPYRCKIKAPGFAHLAAMRHMAPGCFLADIVAIIGTLDVVFGEIDR